The stretch of DNA GGCCGAGGCCCTGGGCGCGGAGCTCCAGCAGATGCAGCAGCGCCTGCAGCAGGGCGAGAGCATGACCGAGACCGAGCGGCGCACCACCCTCCAGGCGTTCCAGCGCAAGGGGCAGCGCTTCGAGCAGCTGCGCCGGGAGATCGGCCAGGCGCGACAGCAGTCGGAGAAGGCGTTCCTCCAGCAGGCCGAGCCCAGGCTCGACCAGGCGGTCCAGCAGGTCATCGATCGCCACGGCGTCGAGGTGCTGGTGGACCCGAACGGCGTGTTGCATGCTGAACGGGACCTTCAGGATCTGACCGGGGAAGTCACCGAGATCCTCAATACCCTCTACTGATACTGAGCCGGCCGTCCGCCCGCCACGACAGCGAGTCCCCATGAACCAAGACGCCCGAACCCTCACACTGGCCGAGATCGCCGAGCGCCTGGGAGCCCGCCTGAAGGGTGACGGCGAGCGGCGGGTGAGTGGCCTGGCCACGCTCCGGGACGCGACGCCGGATCAGGTGGCCTTTCTCGCCAACCGCGCCTACCTCAAGGATCTGCCCCAGACGCGGGCGGCGGCGGTGCTGCTGGCCCCCGACCATGGCGAGGCCTGCCCGGTGACGCGCCTGGAGCTGGATAACCCCTACCTGGGGTATGCCGAGCTGTCGCGCCTCTTCGACCCCCTGGCCGGGCGCACCCCGGCCGGCATCCATCCCACGGCGGTGGTCGCCGACGACGTCCGGCTGGGCGAGAACGTGGCCATCGGCCCCCAGGCGGTGGTCGAGTCCGGGGTCGAGCTGGGTGACGAGGTGGTGGTCGGCCCGGGTTGCGTGGTGGGGGCGGATTCGTGCATCGGCCCCGGCTCTCGCCTGCATGCCAATGTCACCGTCTGCCACGGAGTGGTGATCGGGCACCGGGCCATCCTGCACAGCGGCTGCGTGATCGGCGGCGACGGCTTCGGCTTCGCCCACGACGGCGGGCGCTGGCACAAGATCGCCCAGCTGGGCGGCGTGGTGCTGGGCGATGACGTCGAGGTCGGCAGCTGTTCGAGCATCGACCGCGGGGCGCTCGGCGACACCGTGATCGGCGATGACGTGAAGATCGACAGCCAGGTGCAGATCGCCCACAACGTGCAGATCGGGGATCACAGCGCCCTGGCCGGCTGCGTGGGCATCGCGGGCTCCACCCGGGTGGGCAAGCACTGCATGCTGGGCGGCGGGGTCGGACTCTCCGGCCACCTGACCATCGCCGACGGGGTGCAGGTCACCGGCATGAGCCTGGTGACCAATTCGATCCTCGAGCCCGGCATCTATTCGTCGGGCACCGGCTCCATGGACAATGCCCAGTGGCGTCGCAATGCGGTGCGCTTCAAGCAGCTCGACGACATCGCCCGTCGCCTGTCGCGGCTCGAGAAGGCCGGTCGCAGCAGTTGAGGCCCCCTCACAGGGCGGTATAATCCACCGCCAGTCTTTGCCGGCGCCCCGAGTGCCGGCCGTGTCCCTCCGAGGGAGGGGCATCCTGTCATTTCAGAGGTCGCTACGATGGTAATGGACATCAACGAGATTCGTGAATATCTGCCCCACCGCTACCCCTTCCTGCTGGTGGATCGGGTCACGGAGCTCACGCTGGGGGAATCCATCGTTGCCTACAAGAATGTCAGCATCAACGAGCCCTTCTTCAACGGCCATTTCCCGCACCACCCGATCATGCCCGGCGTGATGGTGGTCGAGGCCCTGGCCCAGGCCTGTGGCATCCTCGGCTTCAAGACCGTCAACAAGCTGCCCGCCGATGGCTACGTCTACTACCTCGTGGCCAGCGATAACGTGCGCTTCAAGCGCCCGGTGATGCCCGGCGACCAGCTGGTGCTGGAGGCCCGCGTCGAGCGCACCAAGCGCGGCATCTGGAAGTTCGTCTGCCGGGCTACCGTCGGCGGCGAGCTGGCCTGCGAGGCCGACATCACCTGTGCCGAGAGGAAGGTCGCTTGATACACCCCACCGCCCTCATCGACCCCGAGGCGCGCCTGGCCGATGACGTCGAGGTCGGTCCCTTCACCGTGATCGGGCCCGATGTCGAGATCGGCGCCGGCAGCCGGATCGGTCCCCATGTCGTGATCAAGGGACCCACCGTGCTGGGCGCGCGGACCCGCATCTTCCAGTTCGCCTCGGTGGGCGAGGACTGCCAGGACAAGAAGTACGCCGGCGAGCCGACCCGCCTGGTGATGGGCGACGATAACGTCATCCGCGAAGGGGCGACGCTGCACCGCGGCACCGTCCAGGACCGCGGCGAGACCCTCATCGGCTCGCGCAACCTCTTCATGGCCTACGTCCACGTGGGCCATGACTGCGTGATCGGCAACGACTGCATCTTCGCCAATCAGGTGACCCTCGCGGGTCACGTGAGCATGGGCGACTTCGTCATCATCGGCGGCCTCTCGGCGATCCATCAGTTCTGCCGCTTCGGTGACCACGCCATGGCCGGCGGTGGCTCGATCATCACCAAGGACACCCCGGCCTACGTGATGATCAATGGTAACCCGGCCCAGGCCCACGGCCTCAACCTGGTGGGGCTCAAGCGGCGCGGCTTCTCCAAGGAGGCCATCCGGGCCCTGAGCGAGGCCTACAAGCTGGTCTACCGCCAGGGCCTGACCACCGAGCAGGCGCTCGCGCAGATCCGGGCGCGTTTCTCGCTGCCCGAGACCGAGCGCTTCGCCGCCTCCATCGAGGCCTCGACCCGCGGCATCATCCGCTGAGGGAGGTGCGGCCATGACGGTGCGTCGCGTCTATCTCGTCGCCGGCGAGCTCTCGGGCGACCTGCTGGGGGCCGGCCTGATGCGGGCGCTCAAGGCGCGTCATCCGGGCATCGAGTTCCGCGGCATCGGCGGCCCGCGCATGATCGAGGAGGGCATCGACAGCCGCTTTCCCCTGGAGACCCTCTCGGTGATGGGCCTCGTGGAGGTCCTCAAGCACCTGCCCGGGCTGGTGCGGGTGCGCCGCGCGCTCAGGCGCGATGCCCTGGCCTGGCAGCCGGACATCATGGTCGGCATCGATGCCCCGGACTTCAACCTGGGCCTCGAGCGTCAGCTGCGCGAGGCCGGCCTCACCACCGCCCACTACGTCAGTCCCTCGGTCTGGGCCTGGCGGCAGGGACGCGTCAAGGGCATCAGTCGCGCCGTGGATGCCATGCTCACCTTCCTGCCCTTCGAGGCCGCCTTCTACGCCCGTCACCGCGTGCCCGTGGCCTTCGTCGGCCACCCTCTGGCCGACGAGCTGCCGCTTTCGAACGACCGCGAGGCGGCCCGGCGAGCGCTCGGGCTGGCCGGTCGGGACGACGGGGCGACGGCCCCGCTGCTGGCGGTGCTGCCGGGCTCCCGAGCCAACGAGATCCGCTTCCTGGGCGAGACCTTCCTCGCGGCCGTCGAGCGCCTCTGCCGGGAACGCCCGGCGCTCTCGGTGGTGATACCGGCCGCCACCCCGGCGCGCCGTAGCGAACTCGAGGCACTGCTCGCGGCGCATCCGGCACTGCAGGGACGGGTCACCCTGATCGACGGCCAGTCGCGGGAGGCGATGGTGGCCTCTGATGCCGT from Halomonas aestuarii encodes:
- a CDS encoding OmpH family outer membrane protein — protein: MRTLPAALCLGLLIAVTLPAQAAEVAVLDWRAALMETDAAQRSMNELRNRLADQQQEAEALGAELQQMQQRLQQGESMTETERRTTLQAFQRKGQRFEQLRREIGQARQQSEKAFLQQAEPRLDQAVQQVIDRHGVEVLVDPNGVLHAERDLQDLTGEVTEILNTLY
- the lpxD gene encoding UDP-3-O-(3-hydroxymyristoyl)glucosamine N-acyltransferase, with protein sequence MNQDARTLTLAEIAERLGARLKGDGERRVSGLATLRDATPDQVAFLANRAYLKDLPQTRAAAVLLAPDHGEACPVTRLELDNPYLGYAELSRLFDPLAGRTPAGIHPTAVVADDVRLGENVAIGPQAVVESGVELGDEVVVGPGCVVGADSCIGPGSRLHANVTVCHGVVIGHRAILHSGCVIGGDGFGFAHDGGRWHKIAQLGGVVLGDDVEVGSCSSIDRGALGDTVIGDDVKIDSQVQIAHNVQIGDHSALAGCVGIAGSTRVGKHCMLGGGVGLSGHLTIADGVQVTGMSLVTNSILEPGIYSSGTGSMDNAQWRRNAVRFKQLDDIARRLSRLEKAGRSS
- the fabZ gene encoding 3-hydroxyacyl-ACP dehydratase FabZ encodes the protein MVMDINEIREYLPHRYPFLLVDRVTELTLGESIVAYKNVSINEPFFNGHFPHHPIMPGVMVVEALAQACGILGFKTVNKLPADGYVYYLVASDNVRFKRPVMPGDQLVLEARVERTKRGIWKFVCRATVGGELACEADITCAERKVA
- the lpxB gene encoding lipid-A-disaccharide synthase, translating into MTVRRVYLVAGELSGDLLGAGLMRALKARHPGIEFRGIGGPRMIEEGIDSRFPLETLSVMGLVEVLKHLPGLVRVRRALRRDALAWQPDIMVGIDAPDFNLGLERQLREAGLTTAHYVSPSVWAWRQGRVKGISRAVDAMLTFLPFEAAFYARHRVPVAFVGHPLADELPLSNDREAARRALGLAGRDDGATAPLLAVLPGSRANEIRFLGETFLAAVERLCRERPALSVVIPAATPARRSELEALLAAHPALQGRVTLIDGQSREAMVASDAVLLASGTAALEAMLCHRAMLVAYRMAPATHWLAKRLVRTEWISLPNLIARETLVPELIQEAASPEAIADRLGEMLDDEAGRKALEVRFAEMHAGLQRDASRRASEALEALVSGRALPASVSPEAGEVAAGEVER
- the lpxA gene encoding acyl-ACP--UDP-N-acetylglucosamine O-acyltransferase codes for the protein MIHPTALIDPEARLADDVEVGPFTVIGPDVEIGAGSRIGPHVVIKGPTVLGARTRIFQFASVGEDCQDKKYAGEPTRLVMGDDNVIREGATLHRGTVQDRGETLIGSRNLFMAYVHVGHDCVIGNDCIFANQVTLAGHVSMGDFVIIGGLSAIHQFCRFGDHAMAGGGSIITKDTPAYVMINGNPAQAHGLNLVGLKRRGFSKEAIRALSEAYKLVYRQGLTTEQALAQIRARFSLPETERFAASIEASTRGIIR